TAGGTTTGTCTCTGCCTGAGTGAAAATCAGAGCTGCCTGTTCCTTCCGTACAGTAACCAAATGTTACTTTAACCATGACCCTCTCTCACAGATAGCCGATTGCAATCCCGATGGATAAGATTCGAAGTTGAAGCTCTCAGTATGGTGCCTCTAGCCATACGTATGACTTGCCCTTCATCTTTCTGGTAAGTGATTATGTAGTAGAGTTATATCTTTTGTCTCTCTCCGTGAGCTGAATGTGATAACCACTTGGAAATTGTAAACCAGGAGTTCGAACAATATTTCCTCCTTTGATTGCTTGCCACCTGAAAGTTTAAATAATAGTGAAGGttagtctctctctcacacactcaTGCACCCATCTGTGCGCACTCACAGACACCCATTGCACACTTGCAATGAACGTTCACAGAGACACACTCAATTGCTAATTTACGTATGACAAGGTTTGCATGGTATTACCTGGACTTTGTGACCAAGCAATGTAGAAATACAGCCATCTGCACCTTGGTAAACTCTGTTCCAACACAAAATCTCATGCCACCACCAAAGGCCATGAAAGTTTTGGATGCACCATTTACTTCCATACCCTGCACGCCACAGTAGGTTTTATTATAATGGGAAATACATGGTGATTGTGAGAGCTCCTTTTAGTATTGAAATGTCCGCAGGTGTTTTAAATTGAAAGGATTTTCAAATATAACCCACCTTCCATCTCCATGGATTGAAGGCAAGTGGATCTTCATATTTTGCTGGGTTTAAGTGTACAGCGGGGGGACAGACCATTACTGCCCAACCTGCTGGAATGGTATATCCTGCCATGccaatttatataataattcgGATTGCCATAAAACATTCTTTGCGCACTACAGTAACTGACACATGTATTGATTGCTAGTAAACACGTACCCTTAAACTGGATATCTGTAAGTGTTTTTCTGAAGATCCCTGGAACTATGTTTGCCAGTCTAACAGTTTCATTAATGACCTGCATAGTTGAGCTCGTCAGTTTATAATATTACAAAAGCTACTTTTCTGATATTAAACTGGTGACAAAGTGCTTGACCCACCTGAAACGTGAATTTCATTGATTTGTATTCCTTCCATGTAAGACCAGAGTTGATATTTTCCCGATTTTTAAGAATTCCCTCGTGCTCTTCCTGGGAAAAGCGTTAACATCCAGAGCGTATTAGGTTTTGaagcacaaaagaaaaattatggagaaacacaattttaataACTTTCTTACAGACCGTCAATTTCTTTAGCACCAATGGGTGGTCCGATATAAACTTGACAGCTAAAGTTAGACCCAGGGAAGTTGTTTCAAAGCTGGCAAATAGCAGCACGAACATTAAATCCAGAGCGATTTCCTCTGTAAGGATCGTTTTGTTCTTTTGAAGTTCTTCAAGCACATAATCAAAAAAATCAGTTTCGTGCTTTCTCGGATTTGCTCGTCTTTCCTGTAGCAGGTTCTTTAGCATTCTCATTGCCTTTTTCCTACCCTGAGAATTCATAGAGCagacaagacaaaaaaaatgaaaaaggacaCTTTTGTTCGGAAATGTGCATCCTCCATTTGCAGAATTGATTTGGTGCTCGAGTGACAGTATTTTAATCTACTATGGGTTTTTGATCGTGGCTCTTGCTTGCCTACATTTTGGACGCGCTAGTTTGCTTCTAGTTGGTCTGAGCTTCTAGTTTGCAGGTGCTCAAGTATTGTTAACAGAATGAAAGGATGCATTTAAATGATTAGTATGGAAGATTTCAGTTTACCTGTAAGCATTCGTGATATGCCGTTCCCGGAATGTCCAAAGGGAAGGAGATTAATCCTTGTATGAATGCAACAAAGTTCTCCCTTAGATTCTCTGAAGAATTTTCTTGATCATAACTTATCAGCTTCTTCGCCGTCAGATCAAATATCATCTGTAAAAATCATAAGTGTTGTTAGATTCAGGATAAACAATGTTTGGTTGCTCTTTTTACGAGAAGAGTGATAGCATGAGAATACAGTTGCAGTTGCTTCTTTCAGTTCAACCGATTCCTGATGAGACCATAGTTGTAATCTATTTGATGCTGTCTGTTCAACTTCAGGGAGCATTTTTTTAAGGCTTTCAGGACCGAAGAGATTAAGCACCATATTCTTAAGATACTTGTACAtgaacccatgtaacgagccaACATTTTGCCTTCCAAAGATCTCCGTGAATGTATCCGGATACCAGCTCTGGAACAATTTTCCTTCTTGTTGGAAGATAAAGTAATTGAGATCCGGATCTGTTGATACTACAACTGGCCTTCCGACCAAATTAGTCCGGAATATAGGTCCATATCTGAAAGCAACAGCAAAAACTTCAGAACGAATGAAGGAGGTGATTATTGCACAACTTTTTGAACAACTTGGTCATTCACAAGATCTTTACCTTTTCATCCTGTCTCTGACAAATGGAGAAATATCACAAGAAGTATCTGGAGCGAAGAACTGAAGGGTCTCGCCAATAAATGGCAATCCCATTGAACCTGGTGGAAGAGTGCCACTGCATCTGGGGTTTCTCCAgcggtaaacccaatgtgtgatGCTTATAATAATCAAAGCTCCAAAGAACAAAGCCCACATCTTGATCAAATAGAAGTGTCCAGGTACAGAGTACTGGGAAGATGTTGGATTGAGAAGAAGATTTTAATGTTGATATGCTTTTGACACGAAAGGAAAATGGGAAGGGTAAGATTACTAGAAATGAGAAGAGTTCGAGGTAGGAAACATGGGAAGAATAGACGGCAAGGAGAAGAAAATGCTGGCATGTATCTCAGCAACCATTAGGAGTCATCTTAAATAGGCAGCGCATAAGTTAGAAGCAGACAGAAAAAAGCAGTACCAGTTCTTGTTAAGTTGCTaaaaaaagtagtagttgaatatAGAATACAATAGCTGAAAATTATTCTGCTAGAGACCACTTGTTGTCCCACGTCAACGGTTTCTACAAGTTTGCGTTAAGAGCCTAGCATGACCATGAAGCTGACAAGATGTTTCCTCTCTCTGTGcagataattgttttttttttcacttggatAAGTAGTCAACGTAAAACAAAACTGAAGCACGAGGCAGAATTTTAGCCTTTTTTAAGGACATTATGCATGAACAGAAGGGCTCTTCCCAAGATTTGAGAGGATAGAGATAGAGGTTCAAAGGATCTGTCTGACCTAACCAAGTGTCTGAAACCAATCTTCAATACGTCATTCAATACGAAAACCTAATGGGTGAATTTCACCAGCTTCTCGGAGTCTTCTCAATATCCTTGCTAAATACTCCAGTATCTGTGTGATGTTATATGTTGCCAGTTAGAGGTGCCTCACAtgttcttgtttttccttttctttcttactTAATTTTGTTAGAATTAGATCTCATCCTAGATCTTCTTTAGCTATGTAATCATTTGTTCATATTGTTAAATGCTAATGTCAAACTCTAGATCTTATTGCATACATCACTGTTGATCTTCTGTACTGTGCTCTAGAAACGTATGCTGTATATGCTTTTGTACTCATCTCTTGGAAATAATTTCTGAGCAGTAGGTATCATAAGCTAGGTGATCAGGTTAACCGATTTCGACACATAGAGCACCGCCCCCACCGGCCCATTGAGCCACGGACTGGACCTCCTTGCAACAACCACTACAAATGTAGGTAGGTTACTGTGAATCATGCCCTCCATTATATGCAGCCAGATTATAAAATTCATTTCTATGTGTCACTACAATAATGTTGTTGTATTGAGCGAGCTTAATGGAATGAAGATGAACTATGTAACACCATTGTGGAGACTTGAAAACTTTGTCAGCTaatggatttcttttttattcccGAGTTTAATATGCAAAGTCACAGCCCATCTAGTGTTATTAAGCTGTAAAGATGCTGCTATTCTGGGCTTTGTAGGCACTGTTGTGAAGATGTCGGAATCCacctttttattcaaattttgttattatgtCTTGAAGAAAGGAAAGTTTGTCATGCATAACTGTCAAAAGGAGCATTTACACATAATAACACTGGAGAATATTTGGAAGTGTgatagtagttttttttaaaatatttttattcttggaaaaatattaaaataatattattttgtttttaaaaattcatcaaaagaaTCCAAGTAATTTaaaggttttcttttcttttatcggTGATTTGTTATCTGGTTTAGAGTCCAGGAGGTTCTTTAAGAGAGTGACACTGACACAGATTGTTTTAACTGCTTGGAACGGGCATGGACAGAGTCTATTTGAGGTGATGCGCATCAATGACAGCTCAGGTTTTCATACTATAAtactttataaattatatgCGTTCCTTGCTAAGAATTAAAGTATTCTGTTCTCTCGTCCCAAAAGCAAGTTTTTACTATTAACATTCAGAATTGTTGTGTCCAGTGGAAAATTGGGAGAAGAGCTTTCAGGGTCCTACCTGTCCTCACTGTCCAACGCAGGGGCTTCTAGTGGTATCCCACATGCAGCAAAGTGTCCACAACAGGGTGATCCTACTACTACTTTAGTTCACTACACCTATCTTTCCAATGATCCAACGGTTCATGATCATCAATGTGGCTGACCTTCTTAATCAATCTATCAAAAGAAGTTAATTGGTTGATTAGTTGTTTCCTCCTTAATCTCTTGACACGTGTCTCTGGGAAGCtgggttttgatttgttttaggtAATCCAtgtataccaaaaaaaaaaaaaaaaaatctttctggactttttatttatttatttagttgaaGCCCGGAACATGAAGAAGAAGACTTGTAAAAATAAAGGGGCAATCAACTTGTTAATGAAAAGGTGACGTGCATGTTGTTGCTTAGTAAATGGTTAATGTAGAAAAAGGGATAGATAAGAATGCAGGTGCTAAGTTACACGAGGATGAGAGGATTATGGAGAAAGTTGTTCTTCATGTCTGTGCCGTGCGCCTAGGGAATCAGCactaacatttaatatacactTTAAGTAAAGAAAAAGAGCTTTATCTTTTCTTCACTAAGATTTGGAAATAGGATTATACTAATTAATAGTTAATTGCCCACGCGTTACTGCAACTTAGGTTTTGACagtattatattaataaactcACATCATTATGATAACTAAACCAGCTTTCTGATCCACACcatgtttcaaattaaaataaataaattgacttTTTAACTAAATTGACTTCATGTGATGCTGTTACCCTGATTGATTCACTTTTTATATctggtttaattttattttttaaaaaacagtgttatttaaatgtttttttatattaaaatgatattattttaaattgattagagTTAACTGTTTAATTTATGAATCTAAaagattaagattttattttttagaatctattttttatttaattttatattaataaaaataaatattcataaaaaaaacagataaaattATGGAagacaaatattattttcttcatctttttttttctaattaatatatatattttttggttttgacaacaaaaacactttttttttatcatcatcatatatagttcattgaataaaagatagcaaaaaaaatatctgcatgataactaaaaaaaatttttttttaatttttaatcaaaaacttaatctttttattcgattcatttcttttttattttaataaaaaaatattttcagtattatttttttaaaataaaaacttattataatCATGAAAGCAAGtctgaatgtttttttaaatttgatttagtttggtttGAATTGGTCCGGTTTGGTTCAGCTCATTcgattttaatcttttaaaaccaaaccaaaccatgctaatttttttttttgtaattattttttaatcacagTTTAgttttctcaattattttttttttttcagtttattcagttttaaatttttttttctaaatcctGGTATTTACCAGGTAATGTAATGTAATAAAATGTTCTGCCTAACTCTCGATTGTTAATCAATATTGACAGCAAATGTTTAAGTCTGTCGTCCATACATAAAAATCCGCTTAGATACCCACAGAATTTGGAAAGAGTCAAGGGTttggaaacaaaattaattgaCAAAACTAACTACTTCACCATTAGACACTTGTCATGTATTGGATGTTGCGAACTGCTATATATCTGGCAAAATGGAATGAAATTTGATCTTTTGTAATGAAATCAAAAcacctgtcaatttttttaacaggATATGCACGTGCAAGgggattttttttctgattctcaatttttttttcctacagtGGAAGTTTAATTCCTAAATGGCAAGATTTTCAAATCTAAATCGATCATCAACCGACAAAGAGATCGAGAGGGTTAAATGTTAGAGGTTAAATTAGAACAAaacttggataaaaaaaataagagcttatttactctattattgctcAGTATGTAACTGCACCAAAAGGTAATCAAGAGATGTTGGCTGtccgggttttttcttttttttttttattattattattataaaagaagATGTTCGACaagtttgtatatatttttattaatttcacgagccctaaaattaataattatataagtttttaataactctaaaataaattaaactcatAATTATTATAGAATAAACTTAAAACTTAACTAATTAAGCTGCACCTCAAGATTGATGTTCAGATTTTGTAAAGACAAGTAATCAGTGATCCACATTAGTTACATCTAATAAATCTCATGCTTTCAATAATTAACAAGATGCatcctattttattattttaatgaacttTCAGGttgaaaatcttgaattttaacAAGTAGGTgttcaaaaaatattgtaacTAGGCTTTGCTCCCTAGTTTGTAATGACATTGATATGATCAAATAAATTGagtatttaataatatagttgTTAAAACTAGTACGAGCTCAGTAAGCTGATAGAAAAAACTTgggatttaaaatttaatccaagTTGAGTTTTCAATTAAAGTAGATTAAATATTGATCTTGACAAACCTATTTTACCTTGTAAAGTTTCTAACGATACATTTAACATGATTAAATCTAATCCAAATTTATCTAGGTCAATAgctaagggaaaaaaaacactattgttTCACTCAATGAACTAGTGCTCAAACTTTTTCTCAAATTAATCTCTAAACAGGTCAGACAACTATACATAATGCAATTCCAAATTGACCATATTACGCTACGATAATCGTGATGTTTTGCTCTACCTAATCAAGTTTAGTGTCTCTTTggcttaacttttttatatccAGAGATGAAAATTTAACTTGTGAATACTTATTCCAACTAATTAATTACTTGTATGAGTGAATTTTTTAAGTAGTTATTTTATCTTacagaataataaataatatataaatattatcaaatcctatcatgaaaatatataaaattgtatCACAGAATGTTTATATTTATAGACATACCTCAATATTATAACACACACATACAATGTTTATAGTTTCATCATTTGATGCACacattgcttttttattttatattgaataatagATAACACTTAGATAATGAGTATTCGAAACTtaataaatatgatatgaatatctaatttttttataaaataaataataaataaaatataaatatgatctAACAGCTCACCCAAATCATTCTTGTTTCagatacttttaaattttgccTTCTCACAGCATGCACATGGGTTGACCACCCCTAGTTTGAGTGTACGAAagttcttaattgttttttttttttaataatatatatttcagaATAAGTACGAGAAAATATTAATGagcttcttttttaataatacatgTCTAGTTGATGTGTACGTTAAACATTTTAACTCATCCTTCTGTTAGTGACTTGTCTGAATATTTCTATCCCGAGATAACACTGTGACAGTACGTAGTCGTTTTGGGTGCTGCTGGTATTGCAAGTCAAAAGGATTTTCAGTCGCCATCATACCGTGCATTCACAatctcttatttgtttttatattataaaaatatttttaaaataatttaaattttatttttttatttttattttaaattaatatttttttagtaattttagattattttgatgaattaatattaaaaataatttttaaaaaaacatataaaaaatattattttaatatattttcaagtaaaaaatactttaaaaaacaattacaaacacCTTTTTAAATATACTATATGCATGTAAACAACTGGCAGCCTGAGGTGGTCTGTTAGCATGGAGACATCAACAttaagaatgacaaaaaaacatttcaataccCTTTTTAATTCTTCGATTTCATTAGGGCATAGTTCTTATTCCATTTCTCCTCCCCCCACTCTTTACTGCTTGTATTCGATACACGTTTGGTACAATAAACTAATAAGCTAAAAATGGAGTCACCCATGACACAAGCTAGCgttatcattttcttcttcaaaaatttGTGATCTGGAAACAAGACTTTTGGTAGCTTTCGTAAATACAGATTCTTGCGAAGCAATCAAATGTCATTCGATTCAATTCATGCATGCATGTTCTTGTTGTTGACCCTTCTGCATTCTTAGGGGCACCTTTTCCCTCAATCTCGTTTTAGGGTTTGATAGCATAGATGATTGGGGCCTGGGCAGGGCAGTGCCTATTTCATTTCACGAGAGGTTTTGCACGCAGAGGACAAAAACAATTGAAGGTGGAAATGTCGTCAGTCAGCTATCCAGCTGAAACTGTGCAGACCTAATGCCACAATCTTGCCGACAAGGCCCTGGACTCTCTCTTCTCGCTGGGTGATTAATACAACTTAATTAAGTTTGTTTATCACTAGCTATGACTCGTAAAGTGATTAGGTACGACTTAATTGACCATTAGTACGATAATACTGATTTCTAATCAGCAACAGCTGATTAAGGCTAGATGTTTGACTTGCAGCCAAAAACTAACAATATCTTATTTGGTGGTCTAACAAAACAaggtttattataataatactaataataataataatcatttccCGTGCTAGACTGCTCGCTAGTTGCTTAAACATGCTTGCCAGAATCAATATTTGGTGTAAATTAGCGGGCCTCGGCCCCTATCGTGATAGCTGGCCACTTCTGACCAATGTGGGCATCATGCAAGCACAGGGGTTTAATATTTGTACGCCTAATTTTGGTACAAGCTGCACCCACCAAATTCCCAACAACTACGGTCAAATGCTGTATAGCAGGAGTTTATGAACTCCTACATGCATAAAGGAAGTCGGCCTCCATTAATGCCACGGATAAAAGCTTTGTTCCCGCTATAAATAGAAAGGATTGCAGAGGTTAAGGAGAATTCAGCACCGATCACCACATGTCACttgtaatataatttaaaataccaaaaaat
This genomic interval from Populus alba chromosome 1, ASM523922v2, whole genome shotgun sequence contains the following:
- the LOC118033862 gene encoding cytochrome P450 87A3 is translated as MWALFFGALIIISITHWVYRWRNPRCSGTLPPGSMGLPFIGETLQFFAPDTSCDISPFVRDRMKRYGPIFRTNLVGRPVVVSTDPDLNYFIFQQEGKLFQSWYPDTFTEIFGRQNVGSLHGFMYKYLKNMVLNLFGPESLKKMLPEVEQTASNRLQLWSHQESVELKEATATMIFDLTAKKLISYDQENSSENLRENFVAFIQGLISFPLDIPGTAYHECLQGRKKAMRMLKNLLQERRANPRKHETDFFDYVLEELQKNKTILTEEIALDLMFVLLFASFETTSLGLTLAVKFISDHPLVLKKLTEEHEGILKNRENINSGLTWKEYKSMKFTFQVINETVRLANIVPGIFRKTLTDIQFKGYTIPAGWAVMVCPPAVHLNPAKYEDPLAFNPWRWKGMEVNGASKTFMAFGGGMRFCVGTEFTKVQMAVFLHCLVTKSRWQAIKGGNIVRTPGLQFPSGYHIQLTERDKRYNSTT